In a genomic window of Shouchella clausii:
- the ltrA gene encoding group II intron reverse transcriptase/maturase: MLDQILSRDNLLQALKRVESNKGSPGVDGMTTKSVRSYLMENWDSLRRAIMEGTYSPQPVRRVEIPKPSGGVRALGIPTVIDRLIQQAIAQVLSKKMDPSFSENSYGFRPGKRGHDAVKKAKTYIQEGYGWVVDIDLSKFFDRVHHDRLMRRLSQIIQDRQVLRLIRRYLQAGIMENGLVQPSTEGTPQGGPLSPLLSNIVLDEWDQELEKRGYRFVRYADDCQIYVKSRRAAKQTLTKMTTFLEDRLRLQVNREKSAWGRPWERSFLGFTFTRNRQDPKIRITKESLKRCKDRIRELTSRRHSIEMEERIRRLNQFLIGWIGYFQLVETPSFLQNLDAWVKRRLRMIRWKEWKKPKTRQRKLVTLGVKKGKAWEWANTRKAYWRIAKSPILHKTLDSAYWKSQGLKSLMERYDTLRQT, translated from the coding sequence ATGTTGGATCAGATTCTATCAAGAGACAATCTCCTCCAAGCGCTCAAGCGCGTGGAGTCCAATAAAGGAAGTCCTGGTGTCGATGGGATGACGACAAAATCCGTCCGATCTTATCTCATGGAAAACTGGGACTCCTTGAGAAGGGCAATCATGGAAGGAACCTACTCTCCTCAGCCAGTAAGACGGGTCGAAATCCCGAAACCGTCTGGAGGCGTAAGGGCATTAGGCATTCCGACGGTGATCGACCGTCTGATCCAACAAGCCATCGCTCAAGTGTTGTCAAAGAAGATGGACCCAAGCTTTTCCGAAAATAGCTACGGGTTTCGTCCAGGAAAACGGGGACATGACGCGGTCAAAAAGGCGAAGACGTATATCCAAGAAGGATACGGATGGGTCGTCGATATTGATCTCTCGAAGTTCTTTGACCGTGTCCATCACGACCGCTTAATGAGACGCCTTAGCCAGATCATTCAAGATCGACAAGTGTTGCGTCTGATTAGACGCTACCTTCAAGCAGGGATTATGGAAAACGGACTGGTTCAGCCGAGTACAGAAGGAACGCCGCAAGGCGGACCGCTCAGTCCGCTTCTTTCCAACATTGTGTTAGATGAGTGGGATCAGGAACTAGAGAAACGAGGCTACCGATTCGTTCGTTACGCGGATGACTGCCAGATTTACGTCAAGTCACGACGGGCGGCAAAACAAACGCTAACAAAGATGACGACGTTCCTAGAGGATCGTCTCCGTCTTCAAGTGAATCGGGAAAAGAGCGCATGGGGGCGCCCGTGGGAGCGGAGCTTCCTGGGGTTCACCTTCACGCGCAACCGACAAGACCCGAAGATCCGGATCACAAAAGAAAGTCTCAAGCGATGTAAAGATCGCATTCGCGAACTCACCTCACGTCGCCACTCGATTGAGATGGAAGAACGAATTCGCAGACTGAATCAGTTTCTTATAGGATGGATAGGCTACTTTCAGTTAGTCGAAACGCCATCTTTCCTACAGAATTTAGACGCATGGGTGAAGAGACGCCTCCGAATGATCCGCTGGAAAGAATGGAAGAAACCGAAAACGAGACAGCGGAAGCTTGTCACGCTTGGGGTAAAGAAAGGAAAAGCGTGGGAATGGGCCAATACGCGAAAAGCCTATTGGCGAATCGCGAAAAGTCCGATCTTACACAAAACCCTCGACTCTGCATATTGGAAGAGTCAAGGGCTCAAGAGCTTAATGGAACGTTATGATACACTTCGTCAAACTTAA
- a CDS encoding helix-turn-helix domain-containing protein: protein MIQLAKEELAENQEAGKQIGKNLRQLRTSKGISIEALAKQIGVSKLTLLKIEQGEGNPTLSVIWKIANGLHIPITALLSFEADVAIARANKAMKLSSSDDEFIAEPLFRSQGLMECYRGYLRPQCRYESEAHRLGVVETVTVMAGQLTIEVEGESHHLSTYDSIRFKGDRPHAYINPGKETAVLHFLISYSLL from the coding sequence GTGATCCAATTGGCGAAAGAAGAGCTTGCCGAAAATCAAGAAGCCGGCAAACAAATTGGTAAAAACCTACGGCAATTGCGGACAAGCAAAGGAATAAGCATCGAGGCACTTGCCAAACAAATTGGTGTCAGCAAACTGACATTGCTAAAAATTGAACAAGGGGAAGGCAACCCGACTCTATCTGTCATTTGGAAAATCGCCAACGGACTTCATATCCCGATTACCGCCTTGCTATCATTTGAAGCTGATGTGGCCATCGCCCGAGCCAACAAGGCGATGAAACTCTCCAGCTCAGATGACGAGTTCATCGCTGAGCCGTTGTTTCGCTCACAAGGACTGATGGAATGCTACCGTGGTTATTTGCGGCCTCAATGCCGCTATGAATCAGAAGCACACCGCCTTGGTGTGGTCGAAACGGTAACGGTTATGGCTGGACAACTGACGATTGAAGTCGAGGGGGAAAGCCACCATTTGTCAACCTATGACTCGATCCGTTTCAAAGGCGACCGCCCCCATGCTTACATCAATCCAGGAAAAGAGACAGCCGTACTCCATTTTCTCATTTCTTACTCCCTTCTTTAA
- a CDS encoding AzlC family ABC transporter permease: MVGRKQITLAAITEAFPLALAIAAYGISYGVLATQGGFTFGQTVAMSMFVFSGSAQLVTAGMMAGSASAISILAAVLLLNLRNLLYGAALANTVSLAGKWRFALAFGVSDEPFVLASAREQKHGPDPFYFAIVFVCFYLSWVFASLAGALLGAQVDPLTWGLDFVFPVTFTALLVPSLKGRPAMATALAAVGICLLFHYSGFREELIMIAAGMLAPLAGLMAGGRKSDGQ; this comes from the coding sequence ATGGTTGGACGAAAACAAATAACGCTAGCAGCGATCACCGAAGCGTTTCCTCTTGCGCTTGCAATTGCTGCGTACGGCATTTCTTATGGAGTGCTTGCTACGCAAGGTGGGTTTACGTTCGGGCAAACAGTGGCGATGTCGATGTTTGTTTTTTCAGGATCGGCGCAACTTGTAACGGCTGGTATGATGGCAGGCAGCGCAAGTGCAATCAGCATACTAGCTGCAGTGTTGCTATTAAATTTACGCAATTTGTTATACGGCGCTGCCTTAGCCAACACGGTATCATTAGCAGGAAAATGGCGCTTTGCCCTTGCTTTTGGTGTGTCAGACGAACCATTTGTGCTTGCAAGCGCCAGGGAACAAAAACATGGGCCGGACCCTTTTTATTTTGCGATCGTGTTTGTTTGCTTTTACTTGTCTTGGGTATTTGCTTCTTTGGCTGGCGCGCTTCTCGGCGCCCAAGTCGATCCCCTCACTTGGGGGCTCGATTTCGTTTTTCCTGTAACGTTTACAGCATTGCTTGTCCCTTCGTTAAAGGGCCGTCCAGCGATGGCTACAGCCCTTGCGGCGGTTGGCATTTGCCTGCTGTTCCACTATTCTGGCTTCCGCGAAGAACTAATTATGATTGCGGCGGGCATGCTTGCTCCCCTCGCAGGGCTAATGGCTGGAGGGAGGAAGAGCGATGGACAATAA
- a CDS encoding AzlD domain-containing protein: MDNNWPLIAGIAVVTYLSRIAGIELMAKRPLPPKLQTFFRYVPIAMMAALIANQVVSSEGGGMSLSYPMLFGCIACAVVLQLRKRFLLAVVAGVLVGVAARYLLHHL; the protein is encoded by the coding sequence ATGGACAATAACTGGCCGTTAATTGCAGGAATCGCTGTCGTTACTTATCTATCTCGCATTGCGGGCATCGAACTGATGGCCAAGCGCCCGTTGCCGCCAAAATTACAAACGTTTTTTCGTTATGTCCCGATTGCAATGATGGCAGCGTTAATTGCCAACCAAGTTGTTTCCTCAGAAGGCGGAGGGATGAGCCTGTCTTATCCAATGCTATTTGGTTGTATTGCTTGTGCCGTTGTTCTTCAATTGAGGAAGCGCTTTTTGCTTGCAGTCGTGGCTGGCGTCCTAGTCGGGGTGGCTGCCCGTTATCTGCTACATCATTTATAG
- a CDS encoding ABC transporter substrate-binding protein produces the protein MQRIVMPLGIALLIALGGCSQETDQAVDEPSEEITVWAWNLEAEYLKDIVPAFEEKYPDIKVNVLKLSADQVYQRLTTGLAAGIESQLPDLVQVENQRIDLYMDRFRESFVDLSEMGFDEHRDKFVEGKIAPLMNEDGGVMAFPRDIGPMAVFYRADLFEEAGINPADIKTWDDYVEAGVAMREQTGTLMTGIQLNHDTSFYRAMLQQHELFYFDLEGNVAANTEAARRSMEMLKKMDDAGILLHAATAEEINAAIKNDAVASVISGSWQKGIIEDQMPEQEGLWRVMKMPAFEEDGLTAANDGGSNLAITSVSSNKEAAYLFGEFASVDVENQLYGAMEYGAYPALIDAIEQPELDEGIPFYGGQKIFSIFAEEAVDLPVINFTSDFLRARETYNDAIGRVVLQDVPVEEALETAANRLEASTGRGASNE, from the coding sequence ATGCAGAGAATAGTCATGCCGCTAGGAATTGCTTTACTGATTGCTCTAGGAGGGTGCAGTCAGGAGACAGACCAGGCGGTCGATGAGCCTTCAGAAGAAATCACTGTCTGGGCTTGGAATTTAGAAGCGGAATATTTAAAAGATATCGTCCCGGCTTTTGAAGAAAAGTATCCTGATATTAAGGTAAATGTGTTAAAGTTGAGCGCTGACCAAGTCTACCAACGGCTGACGACAGGGTTGGCTGCAGGAATAGAAAGCCAATTGCCTGACTTGGTCCAGGTCGAAAACCAGCGCATCGATTTGTATATGGACCGGTTTCGTGAAAGTTTTGTCGATTTGTCAGAAATGGGCTTTGATGAACATCGCGATAAATTTGTTGAAGGAAAAATCGCGCCATTAATGAACGAGGATGGCGGCGTCATGGCGTTTCCCCGGGATATAGGACCGATGGCTGTCTTTTATCGCGCTGATTTGTTTGAAGAAGCAGGCATTAATCCAGCCGACATAAAAACATGGGATGATTATGTAGAAGCGGGCGTGGCCATGCGTGAACAAACTGGGACTCTGATGACAGGCATCCAGCTTAATCACGACACGTCGTTTTACCGCGCGATGCTCCAGCAACATGAACTGTTCTACTTTGACTTAGAAGGCAATGTTGCTGCCAATACCGAGGCAGCGCGCCGCTCAATGGAAATGCTCAAAAAAATGGATGACGCAGGCATTTTGCTTCATGCCGCTACAGCAGAGGAAATTAACGCCGCCATTAAAAACGACGCGGTCGCTTCGGTCATAAGCGGTTCTTGGCAAAAGGGAATCATTGAGGATCAAATGCCTGAGCAAGAAGGGTTATGGCGGGTCATGAAAATGCCTGCTTTTGAAGAAGATGGTTTGACCGCGGCTAATGACGGCGGTTCCAACTTGGCGATTACATCGGTGTCAAGCAACAAAGAGGCGGCTTATTTATTTGGTGAATTTGCTTCTGTTGATGTTGAGAATCAGCTTTATGGCGCCATGGAATACGGGGCTTACCCTGCCTTAATAGATGCGATTGAGCAGCCAGAACTGGATGAGGGCATTCCGTTTTACGGTGGACAAAAAATCTTTTCGATTTTTGCGGAAGAAGCGGTTGATCTGCCTGTTATCAATTTTACAAGCGACTTTTTGCGTGCCCGGGAAACGTATAACGATGCAATTGGGCGTGTCGTCCTCCAAGATGTGCCTGTTGAGGAAGCGCTTGAGACAGCAGCCAACAGGCTAGAAGCCAGCACAGGACGGGGGGCTAGCAATGAGTAA
- a CDS encoding carbohydrate ABC transporter permease, whose product MSNPAFSKGTKHIKRKKASSGLAPYVFIAPAAILFIIFTGYPVIYSFVLSFTVNENGVNTFAGLSNYIRLFQDSLFYEALFNTFIILLVQVPVMICMAVILANVLHSGIRRFKGPLRVAFFTPTVTSLVATAVIFLLILNQDFGIINYVLTSIGIERIPWLNDPFWAKVSVILAILWRWTGYNMVIILAGLQVIPKDLYEAAEIDGASTVKKFFSITVPQLKPVLLFAFVMSTIGTFQLFDEVFILTGGGPINATMTVTMYLYENGFEYFDFGYASAIAYVIVIIIAFLSFIQFKVAGDRE is encoded by the coding sequence ATGAGTAATCCAGCGTTTTCAAAGGGAACAAAGCACATAAAACGGAAAAAGGCATCATCAGGACTAGCGCCTTATGTTTTCATTGCGCCAGCTGCGATTTTGTTTATCATCTTTACAGGCTACCCGGTTATCTACTCGTTTGTGCTTAGTTTTACGGTAAACGAGAATGGCGTTAACACATTTGCCGGTCTCAGCAATTACATTCGCTTGTTCCAAGATAGCTTGTTTTATGAAGCGCTTTTTAATACGTTTATTATTTTGCTCGTACAAGTGCCCGTGATGATTTGTATGGCCGTTATACTGGCGAACGTGCTTCACAGCGGAATCCGCCGTTTTAAAGGGCCCCTGCGCGTAGCGTTTTTTACGCCGACAGTCACGTCGTTAGTAGCGACAGCGGTTATTTTTCTGCTGATTTTGAACCAAGACTTCGGCATCATCAACTACGTGCTAACAAGTATTGGCATAGAGCGGATCCCTTGGCTAAACGATCCGTTTTGGGCCAAAGTGTCTGTCATTCTTGCGATTCTTTGGCGGTGGACCGGTTATAACATGGTGATTATTCTAGCTGGGCTGCAAGTCATTCCGAAAGACCTGTATGAAGCCGCCGAAATAGATGGGGCAAGCACCGTAAAAAAGTTCTTCTCGATTACCGTTCCTCAATTGAAACCGGTGCTTTTGTTTGCTTTTGTTATGTCGACGATCGGAACATTCCAACTGTTTGATGAAGTGTTTATTTTGACTGGAGGCGGTCCAATAAACGCAACGATGACAGTGACGATGTATTTATACGAAAATGGCTTTGAGTATTTTGATTTTGGCTATGCATCGGCAATTGCCTACGTCATTGTCATTATTATTGCCTTCTTGTCCTTCATCCAGTTTAAAGTGGCAGGTGATCGTGAATGA
- a CDS encoding carbohydrate ABC transporter permease: protein MKWIGKLGKYVVLAAGLFITLGPFYWMVVGATNSSGALLSVPPNVIPGTHLLENARNLLNNIDIFRALWNSIFITVTFTVIAGLFSAAAGYAFAKYEFKGKNAIFSMFLVSMMIPYQALIIPQFELFARMGILNSYSAIILPQLAYPFAIFLMRQSMKSIPDSVLESARIDGCGEYRMFFQIALPTMLPAIGAVGIFLFTHQWNNFLWPLVVIVTEDMYTLPIVLSILGGQDNLDYGQLMLAATISVLPIFIMFLFLQRYFIAGISSGAVKE, encoded by the coding sequence ATGAAATGGATCGGAAAACTAGGCAAATATGTAGTGCTGGCAGCTGGCTTGTTTATTACGCTTGGGCCATTTTACTGGATGGTTGTAGGAGCGACCAATTCATCTGGAGCATTGCTGTCCGTGCCTCCGAATGTCATACCAGGAACGCACTTGCTAGAAAACGCTCGCAATCTCTTAAACAACATCGATATTTTCCGGGCCTTGTGGAACTCGATTTTCATAACGGTCACATTTACAGTTATAGCCGGGCTGTTTAGTGCAGCGGCAGGGTATGCATTTGCCAAATATGAATTTAAAGGCAAAAATGCTATATTCTCGATGTTTCTTGTATCAATGATGATTCCGTATCAAGCATTGATCATCCCACAATTCGAGCTGTTTGCGCGAATGGGTATCCTAAATTCGTATAGCGCGATCATCCTGCCCCAGCTTGCCTATCCATTTGCGATCTTTTTAATGCGGCAAAGCATGAAGTCGATCCCTGATTCGGTACTTGAATCGGCGCGAATCGACGGGTGCGGCGAGTACCGGATGTTTTTCCAAATCGCGTTGCCGACGATGTTGCCTGCCATTGGCGCTGTAGGTATTTTCTTGTTTACCCATCAATGGAACAACTTTCTGTGGCCTTTAGTCGTCATTGTCACTGAAGATATGTATACGCTTCCAATTGTCTTGTCGATTTTAGGCGGACAAGACAACTTGGATTATGGCCAACTTATGCTCGCCGCTACTATTTCTGTTTTGCCGATTTTTATCATGTTCTTGTTTTTGCAACGGTACTTTATTGCAGGAATATCAAGTGGGGCTGTAAAAGAGTAA
- a CDS encoding pentapeptide repeat-containing protein, producing MPMKLKAPTLPVQFEESDFATQLEEEEPFLMNRAFNGEDKAALHVEKLTVSKSVFKQSKFLHSAFPKADFTDVVFERCDFSNCTFHGAIFHRVQFIGCKLTGAAFSEANLGHVALQDCLVNLTDFVEARLKHVAFRQCSLEAANFSDCLLKPVELNECSIDDIHFGQTLLDGLDISTCTYNRIQTSLAQLDGLTISKAQAVGFAKLLGLKIKDE from the coding sequence ATGCCAATGAAGTTAAAAGCGCCGACTTTGCCGGTGCAATTTGAGGAAAGTGACTTTGCAACACAACTTGAAGAAGAAGAACCGTTTTTAATGAATAGGGCTTTTAATGGGGAAGACAAGGCCGCTTTGCATGTAGAGAAGCTAACAGTTTCGAAATCGGTATTCAAGCAAAGCAAATTCTTGCATAGTGCTTTCCCAAAAGCCGATTTTACAGATGTGGTGTTCGAACGGTGTGATTTTTCCAATTGTACGTTTCATGGAGCGATTTTTCACCGTGTCCAATTTATAGGCTGCAAATTGACTGGGGCGGCCTTTTCTGAAGCAAATCTTGGCCATGTGGCGTTACAAGATTGCTTAGTAAATTTAACGGATTTTGTTGAAGCCCGTTTAAAACATGTCGCTTTTCGCCAGTGTTCCCTGGAAGCGGCCAACTTTTCCGATTGTCTGTTAAAGCCAGTCGAACTGAATGAATGCAGTATTGACGACATTCACTTTGGGCAAACACTGTTAGATGGGTTGGACATAAGTACGTGTACATACAACCGCATTCAAACGTCTCTTGCGCAACTGGATGGCCTTACCATCTCAAAAGCGCAAGCAGTTGGATTTGCGAAATTGCTTGGCTTAAAAATCAAAGACGAGTAG
- the htpX gene encoding protease HtpX, whose product MGKRILLFIGTNILVLTTIMVVWTLVTSFTGIDGSFVSSSGAIQFVPILIFSLIVGFSGSFISLAMSRWIAKKMMKVQVLDPEGPLSAEQKAIVEKVHRLSRAAGLTHMPEVGIYQSAEVNAFATGPSKKRSLVAVSTGLLDVMDDDAVEGVIAHEVAHVANGDMVTMTLLQGIVNTFVVFLSRVLAIVVSRFVKPELQFIVQFLAIIILQILFSILGSLVVNAYSRYREYHADRGGADLAGKDKMVHALHALKNYVDRAKANDHTDDTAVQTMKISGGNSVLKLFSTHPDLNDRIARLQER is encoded by the coding sequence ATGGGGAAGCGTATCCTTTTGTTTATCGGGACAAATATCTTGGTCTTAACGACAATTATGGTCGTTTGGACGTTGGTTACATCGTTTACAGGCATAGACGGTTCGTTTGTAAGCAGCAGTGGCGCAATTCAATTTGTTCCGATCCTAATCTTTAGTCTCATTGTCGGGTTCTCAGGCTCGTTTATTTCGCTAGCGATGTCGCGCTGGATTGCGAAAAAAATGATGAAAGTCCAGGTGCTTGATCCAGAGGGGCCGCTCAGTGCTGAACAGAAAGCGATTGTTGAAAAAGTGCACCGTTTGTCGAGGGCAGCAGGGCTGACACATATGCCGGAAGTCGGGATTTACCAATCGGCGGAAGTCAATGCTTTTGCAACAGGCCCATCTAAAAAACGTTCTCTTGTCGCCGTATCCACTGGCTTGTTAGACGTGATGGATGACGATGCAGTCGAAGGTGTCATCGCCCATGAAGTCGCCCACGTCGCCAATGGAGATATGGTGACGATGACGTTGCTGCAAGGGATTGTGAACACATTTGTTGTCTTTTTGTCCCGTGTTTTAGCGATCGTTGTCTCACGGTTTGTGAAGCCTGAACTTCAGTTCATTGTGCAATTCCTGGCCATTATTATATTGCAAATCTTGTTCTCTATTCTTGGCAGCCTTGTTGTCAACGCATACTCACGTTATCGTGAATATCACGCAGACAGGGGCGGCGCAGATTTGGCTGGGAAAGATAAAATGGTTCATGCCTTACATGCGTTAAAAAATTATGTGGACCGAGCGAAAGCCAATGACCACACAGATGATACAGCTGTACAGACGATGAAAATTAGTGGCGGCAACTCCGTACTAAAGTTATTTTCAACACACCCGGATTTAAATGACCGTATTGCCCGTCTACAAGAGCGGTAG
- a CDS encoding TSUP family transporter, whose protein sequence is MVIFALYFVIGLLATTLGAAAGLGGGVIIKPVLDLFGHFDLPTISILSATTVLSMATVSLMKMKQQKIKLNKVSSSILAFGSILGGILGKAIFNLIAISLNIPNITAIIQSSLIVLLLLVIVIYFKNKDKSRSYRLTNKCIILLVGLALGLLSSFIGIGGGPLNVAVLCLLFSMTTKNAGYNSIFIIFFSQISALLVVAFTTGFGAYNLYMLLVMIPGGIIGGIIGNSLLLKLSNLSIEKIFNFSVILIIIINISNIFKIGLSL, encoded by the coding sequence ATGGTTATTTTTGCGCTATACTTTGTAATAGGCCTTCTCGCTACAACACTGGGGGCAGCCGCCGGTCTTGGCGGAGGCGTCATTATAAAACCTGTTTTGGACTTGTTTGGACATTTTGACTTACCGACAATTAGTATCTTATCTGCAACAACCGTTCTATCAATGGCTACTGTTTCTCTCATGAAAATGAAGCAGCAAAAAATTAAGCTTAATAAAGTATCGAGTTCCATTCTTGCTTTTGGATCAATTTTAGGAGGGATATTAGGGAAAGCGATTTTCAATTTAATCGCTATTTCACTAAACATACCTAATATAACGGCCATTATTCAATCTAGTTTAATAGTGCTTTTGCTGTTAGTTATCGTTATTTATTTTAAAAATAAGGATAAGTCAAGGTCCTATAGGCTTACAAATAAATGTATCATTTTGTTAGTAGGGCTTGCTTTAGGGCTTCTGTCTTCATTTATAGGGATTGGCGGAGGACCATTAAATGTAGCGGTACTATGTTTGCTTTTTTCGATGACGACAAAAAATGCAGGATACAATTCTATTTTTATTATATTTTTCTCGCAAATTTCAGCTCTTTTAGTCGTTGCTTTTACTACCGGCTTTGGTGCCTACAATTTATACATGCTGCTTGTCATGATTCCCGGGGGTATCATCGGAGGTATTATTGGAAATAGTCTCCTTTTAAAATTATCTAATTTATCCATTGAGAAAATATTTAATTTTTCTGTAATTCTTATAATTATAATCAACATCTCAAATATTTTTAAGATTGGTTTAAGTCTTTAG
- a CDS encoding GntR family transcriptional regulator, with product MSQKPKRIAKYKRIEEYILDKIKSGEYTKGQLIETEQELVDKFGVSRVTVRQATNNLVAKGYLSRSQGSGTYVSSSQIVGRTTNVKSFTEEMKEMGKVASTEIIEFKITSASQEIAHKLRIETGSPVYFIKRLRKADDIPMMLESTYMSVKEYPDLSYEDMTKSKYKYIEEVKNQIIDHSHHVVVPIMPTEEIINYFNYDPDQPLIKLLNTTFLSNGKVMDYTEVILNSEKYQYQSIRAK from the coding sequence TTGTCTCAAAAGCCTAAAAGAATTGCGAAATATAAAAGGATTGAAGAATATATACTTGATAAAATAAAGAGCGGAGAATATACGAAGGGACAATTAATTGAGACTGAACAAGAATTAGTCGATAAATTTGGCGTTAGTCGAGTAACTGTACGACAGGCTACGAATAATCTTGTCGCAAAGGGCTATTTATCAAGAAGTCAAGGCAGCGGCACGTATGTATCGAGCTCTCAAATTGTTGGTAGAACAACGAATGTGAAGAGTTTTACAGAAGAAATGAAGGAAATGGGGAAAGTTGCCAGTACGGAAATAATTGAATTTAAAATAACGTCTGCTAGCCAAGAGATCGCTCATAAATTACGAATCGAGACAGGCAGTCCTGTTTATTTTATTAAAAGGCTTCGAAAAGCAGATGACATTCCTATGATGCTCGAGTCAACTTACATGAGTGTAAAGGAATATCCTGACCTCTCCTATGAGGATATGACGAAGTCCAAATATAAGTATATTGAAGAAGTGAAAAATCAGATCATCGATCATTCTCACCATGTTGTTGTGCCCATTATGCCTACAGAGGAGATTATAAACTATTTTAACTATGACCCAGATCAACCGCTAATAAAATTATTAAACACCACCTTCTTATCGAATGGAAAAGTAATGGATTATACAGAAGTGATCCTGAATTCCGAGAAGTATCAATATCAGTCGATAAGAGCCAAATAA
- a CDS encoding PTS transporter subunit EIIC yields the protein MEMKDLLMGFGQKLGKAILLPVAILPVAGLLLGVSSALSGQAVIDTYPVLGNTVLQAILQIMNAAGSGVFNALPLIFAVGIAIGLAKKEKGPAALAAVVGYFVLIITINSLLTITGDIAPPDADPRAFGQGSQFGVLTLQMGVFGGILTGIVTGFIHNRFYNIKLPEMLAFFGGSRFVPIVNTFVFLIVGAMMYIIWPFIGSGIASFGEFATGLGTLGSFLYGLMLRTLYLFGLHHVFYLPFWTTAAGGTLEVGGQVYEGFQTIFLAQLSDPETTKFFGNLALFNSGRYLHMMFGMLGIVFAMYKAIPAGPKRKATAGFLLSVGLTAFVTGVTEPISFALLFASPILFAAEALLFALSFVLASLANITIGSTFSAGLVEFLLFGVFQGNDKTNFLWAILLGIPVAIVYYFVFKFLILKLNAKTPGRDDEEVTEQESAHQASHADGQAKTIIEGLGGFENITEIDNCATRLRVSVVKPDKINASLLKQTGAMNTVVRGKAIQVIYGPKVNIIRGEIDDYIQDNNIKHL from the coding sequence ATGGAGATGAAAGATTTACTGATGGGTTTTGGACAAAAACTGGGTAAAGCGATTTTGCTCCCAGTAGCAATCCTTCCAGTAGCAGGTTTATTACTTGGAGTATCATCAGCATTATCTGGACAAGCAGTAATTGACACTTATCCAGTTCTAGGAAACACGGTTTTGCAAGCGATTTTACAAATTATGAATGCAGCGGGTTCAGGTGTATTTAATGCACTCCCTCTTATATTCGCAGTAGGTATAGCGATAGGGTTAGCTAAAAAAGAAAAGGGCCCTGCTGCTTTAGCGGCTGTTGTTGGTTATTTCGTGTTAATTATTACAATTAATTCTTTATTAACGATTACTGGCGATATAGCCCCGCCAGATGCGGACCCTAGGGCTTTCGGGCAAGGCTCACAGTTTGGCGTCTTGACGCTTCAAATGGGAGTGTTTGGAGGAATTTTAACAGGCATTGTCACTGGTTTCATTCATAATCGTTTTTACAATATAAAGTTGCCTGAAATGCTTGCTTTCTTTGGAGGATCTAGATTCGTTCCAATTGTTAATACATTTGTATTCCTCATTGTTGGAGCAATGATGTATATAATCTGGCCGTTTATTGGGAGTGGCATCGCTTCATTTGGAGAATTTGCTACAGGGCTAGGCACACTAGGATCATTTTTATATGGCTTGATGTTACGTACATTGTATTTGTTTGGTCTTCATCATGTCTTTTATTTACCGTTCTGGACGACTGCGGCGGGTGGCACGTTAGAAGTTGGGGGACAAGTGTACGAAGGATTCCAAACCATCTTTTTGGCGCAATTATCTGACCCTGAGACGACTAAATTCTTCGGGAACTTAGCGTTGTTCAATAGTGGCCGGTACTTGCATATGATGTTTGGGATGCTTGGGATCGTATTTGCCATGTATAAGGCCATTCCTGCTGGACCGAAGAGAAAAGCAACTGCAGGCTTTTTGTTATCTGTTGGCCTAACAGCGTTTGTTACTGGGGTGACAGAACCCATTTCATTTGCTTTATTATTTGCTTCACCTATTTTGTTTGCTGCAGAGGCTCTTTTATTTGCGCTTAGCTTTGTTTTAGCGAGTCTAGCAAACATTACAATCGGCTCAACTTTCTCAGCGGGGTTAGTTGAATTCCTTTTATTTGGAGTATTCCAAGGAAACGATAAAACAAATTTCCTGTGGGCCATTCTTTTAGGGATTCCAGTTGCCATCGTTTACTATTTTGTATTTAAGTTTTTAATTTTAAAGCTAAATGCGAAAACTCCTGGCCGTGATGACGAAGAGGTTACAGAGCAGGAAAGCGCTCATCAAGCTTCTCATGCAGATGGACAAGCAAAAACAATCATTGAAGGCTTAGGTGGATTCGAAAACATTACGGAGATCGACAACTGTGCGACTAGATTAAGAGTAAGTGTGGTCAAACCAGATAAAATTAACGCCAGCCTTTTAAAGCAAACGGGTGCCATGAACACGGTGGTAAGGGGCAAAGCTATTCAAGTTATCTATGGACCAAAGGTAAATATTATTCGCGGAGAAATAGACGATTATATCCAAGACAATAATATTAAACATTTGTAG